In a single window of the Raphanus sativus cultivar WK10039 chromosome 9, ASM80110v3, whole genome shotgun sequence genome:
- the LOC108826881 gene encoding flavone 3'-O-methyltransferase 1 isoform X1, whose product MQLASSSVLPMALQSALELDLLEIMAKNAFQMSTVEIAAHLPTTNPEAPVMLDRILRLLSAYSILTCSVRKLPGGNCVDCSFFSHEPRQSLHGKLVKVREPEPEMWSCGTKLKQDYCLNK is encoded by the exons ATGCAGCTAGCCAGCTCCTCCGTTCTTCCGATGGCTTTACAATCAGCTTTAGAGCTCGACCTTCTCGAGATCATGGCCAAGAACGCCTTTCAGATGTCAACAGTTGAGATCGCTGCCCATCTTCCGACCACAAACCCGGAAGCACCTGTCATGCTCGACCGTATCCTGAGGCTTCTGTCCGCTTACTCTATCCTAACCTGCTCCGTCCGCAAGCTTCCCGGAGGCAACTGCGTCGATTGCTCCTTTTTCTCTCATGAACCAAGACAAAGTCTTCACGGAAAGCTG GTCAAGGTGAGAGAGCCAGAACCAGAAATGTGGAGTTGTGGGACGAAGTTGAAGCAAGATTATTGTCtcaataaatga
- the LOC108826881 gene encoding flavone 3'-O-methyltransferase 1 isoform X2, translating to MQLASSSVLPMALQSALELDLLEIMAKNAFQMSTVEIAAHLPTTNPEAPVMLDRILRLLSAYSILTCSVRKLPGGNCVDCSFFSHEPRQSLHGKLVHS from the exons ATGCAGCTAGCCAGCTCCTCCGTTCTTCCGATGGCTTTACAATCAGCTTTAGAGCTCGACCTTCTCGAGATCATGGCCAAGAACGCCTTTCAGATGTCAACAGTTGAGATCGCTGCCCATCTTCCGACCACAAACCCGGAAGCACCTGTCATGCTCGACCGTATCCTGAGGCTTCTGTCCGCTTACTCTATCCTAACCTGCTCCGTCCGCAAGCTTCCCGGAGGCAACTGCGTCGATTGCTCCTTTTTCTCTCATGAACCAAGACAAAGTCTTCACGGAAAGCTG GTGCATTCATAG
- the LOC108827873 gene encoding phospholipase A I isoform X2: MSWGLGWKRSSESFRLSLSYGADDLNEDPIRSSSASPFGSPTSITSSSAYSSPSAVEDPELGFRIDLDWTAGDSEDQVALRLESQLMVALPAPNDTVVVEFSGGGEGEEGEVGVVMRVEKRREPLRAVTLMKAAGSGQQYDGVGVLTRLMRSDMMPVAIPAPAIDVVSSCGEHWKTVTSLSLSGVGLLVMPVEVTELPLLEKLCLENNKLSVLPPEIGKLKNLKVLRVDNNLLISVPAELRQCVGLVELSLEHNKLIRPLLDFRAMAGLRILRLFGNPLEFLPEILPLHQLRQLSLVNVRIVSDENLRSVNVQIETENTSYFGASRHKLSAFSPLIFRSSSCHHPLLASTLVKIMQDEGNRSVIGKDENAVRQLISMITSDNRHVVEQACVALSSLARDVSVAMQLMKCDIMKPTETVLKSAAPDEVISVLQVVVTLAFVSDSVSQKMLTKDMLKSLKSLCAHKNPEVQRQALLAVGNLAFCLENRRILITSESLRELLMRLTVTPEPRVNKAAARALAILGENDILRRSIKGRQIPKQGLRILTMDGGGMKGLATVQLLKEIEKGSGKRIHELFDLICGTSTGGMLAIALGVKLMTLEQCEEIYKNLGKLVFAEPVPKDNEAASWREKLDQLYKSSSQSFRVVIHGSKHSANEFERLLKEMCADEDGDLLIESAVKNVPKVFVVSTLVSVMPAQPFIFRNYQYSVGTPEMSYAFSDHSGGSTLTSSTASDQAGYYKQSAFMGSCKHQVWQAIRASSAAPYYLDDFSVDSYRWQDGAIVANNPTIFAIREAQLLWPDTKIDCLVSIGSGSVPTRVRKGGWRYLDTGQVLIESACSVERVEEALSTLLPMLPEIQYFRFNPVDDRCGMELDETDPAIWLKLEAAIDEYIQSNSQVLKNVCERLTLPFLNDEKWCENLRPRFMNGKQPNRRESSPSLGWRRNVLLVEAQHSPDSGRVKHHARALESFCSSNGIKLSSLHATPGGPKPSPGTAFPTPFNSPLISGSLPTSPLLFTPDHGPQKFNRIDMVPPLSLDGGNVGKMVMSPPSSPPPKRQLYLPLRQMHEKLQNLPQVGIIHLALQNDSNGSILSWQNDVFVVAEPGDLADKFLQSVKYSILSVMQSNRRKAASVLSNICSISDLVRSKKCFQVGNIIHRYIGRQTQVMEDDQEIAAFMFRRTVPSTHLTPDDIRWMVGAWRDRIILYSGTFGPTQAVVKAFLDSGAKAVIGPSTEPQETPLITSQGSPFEYDIGDNGKFEIGEEEDEEEEEADREQTEPPTPTATSDWEDSDHEKMNRDDNKCSGLWEDEEEQVSEFVCQLYDMLFRENSSVDVALQKALASHRKLRYTCHLPNV, from the exons ATGTCGTGGGGGTTAGGCTGGAAGAGATCGTCGGAGAGTTTCCGTCTGAGCCTCTCCTACGGCGCTGACGATCTAAACGAAGACCCGATCCGATCATCATCCGCCTCCCCGTTCGGATCCCCGACGTCGATAACGTCTTCGTCCGCCTACTCTTCTCCCTCCGCGGTGGAGGATCCGGAGCTCGGTTTCCGGATCGATTTGGACTGGACGGCGGGGGACTCGGAGGACCAGGTCGCGCTGCGGCTCGAGTCGCAGCTGATGGTGGCTTTGCCCGCGCCGAACGACACTGTGGTGGTCGAGTTCAGCGGTGGGGGAGAAGGGGAGGAGGGGGAGGTTGGGGTGGTGATGAGAGTCGAGAAACGGAGGGAGCCTTTGCGTGCGGTTACGCTGATGAAAGCGGCTGGGTCTGGTCAGCAGTACGATGGTGTTGGGGTGCTGACGAGGCTTATGAGGTCTGATATGATGCCTGTGGCGATTCCTGCGCCGGCTATTGATGTTGTTTCGTCTTGTGGGGAGCATTGGAAGACTGTGACGTCGTTGAGTCTATCTGGTGTTGGCTTGTTG GTAATGCCAGTTGAAGTGACTGAGTTGCCTCTTCTTGAGAAGCTTTGCCTTGAGAATAATAAACTGTCAGTTTTGCCACCTGAGATAGGGAAGCTGAAGAACCTTAAGGTTCTTAGAGTTGACAACAACTTGCTTATCTCTGTTCCAG CGGAACTAAGACAGTGCGTAGGTCTTGTTGAATTGTCCTTGGAACACAATAAACTTATCCGGCCTCTGCTTGATTTCAG GGCAATGGCTGGGCTACGAATACTACGGCTTTTTGGTAATCCCCTTGAATTCCTTCCGGAGATATTACCTTTGCATCAGCTTCGCCAGCTGTCTCTTGTAAATGTCAGGATTGTGTCTGATGAGAATCTAAGATCAGTAAATGTACAGATTGAG ACAGAAAACACTTCCTATTTTGGGGCATCTAGGCACAAGCTAAGTGCCTTCTCTCCCCTTATCTTCCGTTCTTCGTCATGTCATCATCCTCTTCTAGCATCTACTTTGGTGAAGATAATGCAAGATGAAGGAAACCGTTCTGTTATTGGTAAAGATGAAAATGCAGTGAGGCAGCTTATAAGTATGATAACTAGTGACAATCGTCATGTG GTTGAGCAAGCATGTGTTGCTTTATCATCTCTCGCTCGAGATGTTAGCGTGGCAATGCAGCTGATGAAGTGTGATATAATGAAGCCAACTGAAACTGTTCTGAAATCTGCGGCCCCAGACGAAGTGATATCTGTGCTACAAGTCGTGGTCACCTTAGCTTTCGTATCTGATTCCGTTTCTCAGAAGATGCTCACCAAGGATATGCTAAAATCCCTAAAATCCTTGTGTGCTCATAAGAATCCTGAA GTTCAAAGACAAGCCTTATTAGCAGTTGGGAACTTGGCTTTCTGTTTGGAAAATCGTCGTATTCTGATTACTTCCGAGAGTTTGAGGGAGTTATTGATGCGATTGACTGTCACACCTGAACCACGAGTCAACAAAGCTGCAGCTCGAGCTTTGGCAATTCTAG GAGAAAATGATATTCTACGACGTTCCATAAAAGGCAGGCAAATACCAAAACAAGGATTGCGAATACTCACCATGGATGGAGGTGGAATGAAAGGTCTTGCTACGGTGCAGCTTCTCAAAGAGATTGAGAAGGGAAGTGGCAAGCGTATACATGAACTATTTGACCTTATATGTGGTACATCGACAGGAGGAATGCTAGCTATTGCCCTTGGTGTCAAGCTTATGACACTGGAGCAATGCGAAGAAATTTACAAAAATCTAG GAAAGCTTGTTTTTGCTGAACCTGTCCCAAAGGACAACGAAGCTGCAAGTTGGCGGGAAAAGTTGGACCAGCTATATAAAAGCTCATCGCAAAGTTTCAGAGTTGTTATACATGGATCCAAG CACAGTGCAAACGAGTTCGAGAGACTTTTAAAGGAAATGTGTGCTGATGAGGATGGAGATCTACTGATAGAATCAGCTGTTAAGAATGTTCCAAAAGTTTTTGTCGTATCTACTCTTGTTAGTGTGATGCCTGCGCAACCATTTATATTCCGGAACTACCAG TATTCTGTTGGAACACCCGAAATGTCATATGCATTTTCCGATCATTCAGGCGGCAGTACGTTAACTTCATCAACTGCCAGTGATCAAGCTGGCTACTACAAGCAAAGTGCGTTTATGGGAAGTTGTAAGCATCAGGTTTGGCAAGCAATACGCGCATCATCAGCTGCTCCCTATTATCTTGATGATTTTTCAGTCG ATTCATACCGCTGGCAAGATGGTGCAATAGTGGCAAACAATCCTACGATCTTTGCCATTAGAGAAGCACAACTTCTATGGCCTGACACAAAAATTGACTGCTTGGTTTCGATTGGCTCTGGCTCTGTACCAACAAGG GTACGGAAAGGTGGATGGCGTTATTTAGATACCGGACAAGTACTTATTGAGAGTGCATGCTCAGTGGAACGTGTTGAAGAAGCTCTAAGCACATTGCTCCCCATGTTGCCAGAGATTCAATATTTTCGGTTCAACCCAG TTGATGATCGCTGTGGAATGGAGTTGGATGAGACTGATCCAGCGATTTGGCTAAAATTGGAAGCTGCAATTGATGAATACATACAAAGCAATTCCCAAGTACTTAAAAACGTCTGCGAGAGATTAACACTCCCCTTCCTAAACGATGAGAAGTGGTGTGAGAATTTGAGACCTCGGTTTATGAATGGAAAGCAACCAAACAGAAGAG AGAGCAGTCCTTCTCTAGGATGGAGACGCAATGTTTTGCTTGTGGAGGCTCAGCATAGTCCTGACTCAGGGAGAGTTAAGCATCACGCTCGTGCACTTGAGTCATTTTGTTCGAGTAATGGAATAAAGTTATCTTCACTACATGCTACACCTGGAGGCCCGAAACCATCTCCAGGAACTGCTTTCCCAACACCATTTAACTCTCCTCTAATAAGCGGAAGCTTGCCTACGAGCCCCCTTCTTTTTACTCCTGATCATGGCCCACAAAAGTTTAACAGGATTGACATGGTTCCACCACTTAGCTTGGACGGTGGTAATGTTGGAAAGATGGTTATGTCTCCTCCGTCATCTCCTCCACCAAAAAGACAACTCTATCTTCCATTACGACAAATGCATGAAAAGCTACAGAACTTGCCGCAAGTTGGGATCATACATCTCGCCCTTCAGAATGATTCTAATGGTTCGATCCTAAG TTGGcaaaatgatgtatttgtgGTTGCTGAACCTGGAGATCTAGCTGATAAGTTTCTCCAGAGCGTCAAATACAGTATATTATCAGTCATGCAAAGCAATCGCCGAAAGGCTGCATCAGTTCTTTCCAACATCTGCTCAATCTCGGATCTGGTGCGTAGCAAGAAATGCTTCCAGGTTGGGAATATCATCCACCGTTATATCGGACGCCAAACCCAA GTGATGGAAGATGATCAAGAAATTGCAGCATTTATGTTCCGCAGAACTGTCCCTTCGACACACCTAACCCCTGATGACATTCGCTGGATG GTAGGAGCATGGAGAGACAGGATAATACTCTACTCAGGAACATTTGGACCAACACAAGCTGTAGTTAAAGCCTTCTTAGACTCTGGTGCCAAAGCTGTGATTGGTCCTTCAACCGAACCGCAAGAGACGCCTCTAATCACATCTCAAGGTTCCCCATTTGAATACGACATTGGAGACAACGGTAAGTTTGAgattggtgaagaagaagacgaggaagaagaggaagcggATAGGGAACAGACGGAACCACCGACCCCGACAGCGACAAGTGACTGGGAAGATAGTGACCATGAGAAGATGAACAGAGACGACAATAAGTGCTCTGGTCTTTGGGAAGACGAAGAAGAGCAAGTGTCTGAGTTTGTTTGCCAGTTATATGATATGTTGTTCAGAGAGAACTCAAGTGTCGATGTTGCTCTTCAGAAAGCTCTTGCCTCTCATCGAAAGCTCAGGTACACTTGTCATCTTCCCAATGTATAG
- the LOC108827873 gene encoding phospholipase A I isoform X1 has protein sequence MSWGLGWKRSSESFRLSLSYGADDLNEDPIRSSSASPFGSPTSITSSSAYSSPSAVEDPELGFRIDLDWTAGDSEDQVALRLESQLMVALPAPNDTVVVEFSGGGEGEEGEVGVVMRVEKRREPLRAVTLMKAAGSGQQYDGVGVLTRLMRSDMMPVAIPAPAIDVVSSCGEHWKTVTSLSLSGVGLLVMPVEVTELPLLEKLCLENNKLSVLPPEIGKLKNLKVLRVDNNLLISVPAELRQCVGLVELSLEHNKLIRPLLDFRAMAGLRILRLFGNPLEFLPEILPLHQLRQLSLVNVRIVSDENLRSVNVQIETENTSYFGASRHKLSAFSPLIFRSSSCHHPLLASTLVKIMQDEGNRSVIGKDENAVRQLISMITSDNRHVVEQACVALSSLARDVSVAMQLMKCDIMKPTETVLKSAAPDEVISVLQVVVTLAFVSDSVSQKMLTKDMLKSLKSLCAHKNPEVQRQALLAVGNLAFCLENRRILITSESLRELLMRLTVTPEPRVNKAAARALAILGENDILRRSIKGRQIPKQGLRILTMDGGGMKGLATVQLLKEIEKGSGKRIHELFDLICGTSTGGMLAIALGVKLMTLEQCEEIYKNLGKLVFAEPVPKDNEAASWREKLDQLYKSSSQSFRVVIHGSKHSANEFERLLKEMCADEDGDLLIESAVKNVPKVFVVSTLVSVMPAQPFIFRNYQYSVGTPEMSYAFSDHSGGSTLTSSTASDQAGYYKQSAFMGSCKHQVWQAIRASSAAPYYLDDFSVDSYRWQDGAIVANNPTIFAIREAQLLWPDTKIDCLVSIGSGSVPTRVRKGGWRYLDTGQVLIESACSVERVEEALSTLLPMLPEIQYFRFNPVDDRCGMELDETDPAIWLKLEAAIDEYIQSNSQVLKNVCERLTLPFLNDEKWCENLRPRFMNGKQPNRRVESSPSLGWRRNVLLVEAQHSPDSGRVKHHARALESFCSSNGIKLSSLHATPGGPKPSPGTAFPTPFNSPLISGSLPTSPLLFTPDHGPQKFNRIDMVPPLSLDGGNVGKMVMSPPSSPPPKRQLYLPLRQMHEKLQNLPQVGIIHLALQNDSNGSILSWQNDVFVVAEPGDLADKFLQSVKYSILSVMQSNRRKAASVLSNICSISDLVRSKKCFQVGNIIHRYIGRQTQVMEDDQEIAAFMFRRTVPSTHLTPDDIRWMVGAWRDRIILYSGTFGPTQAVVKAFLDSGAKAVIGPSTEPQETPLITSQGSPFEYDIGDNGKFEIGEEEDEEEEEADREQTEPPTPTATSDWEDSDHEKMNRDDNKCSGLWEDEEEQVSEFVCQLYDMLFRENSSVDVALQKALASHRKLRYTCHLPNV, from the exons ATGTCGTGGGGGTTAGGCTGGAAGAGATCGTCGGAGAGTTTCCGTCTGAGCCTCTCCTACGGCGCTGACGATCTAAACGAAGACCCGATCCGATCATCATCCGCCTCCCCGTTCGGATCCCCGACGTCGATAACGTCTTCGTCCGCCTACTCTTCTCCCTCCGCGGTGGAGGATCCGGAGCTCGGTTTCCGGATCGATTTGGACTGGACGGCGGGGGACTCGGAGGACCAGGTCGCGCTGCGGCTCGAGTCGCAGCTGATGGTGGCTTTGCCCGCGCCGAACGACACTGTGGTGGTCGAGTTCAGCGGTGGGGGAGAAGGGGAGGAGGGGGAGGTTGGGGTGGTGATGAGAGTCGAGAAACGGAGGGAGCCTTTGCGTGCGGTTACGCTGATGAAAGCGGCTGGGTCTGGTCAGCAGTACGATGGTGTTGGGGTGCTGACGAGGCTTATGAGGTCTGATATGATGCCTGTGGCGATTCCTGCGCCGGCTATTGATGTTGTTTCGTCTTGTGGGGAGCATTGGAAGACTGTGACGTCGTTGAGTCTATCTGGTGTTGGCTTGTTG GTAATGCCAGTTGAAGTGACTGAGTTGCCTCTTCTTGAGAAGCTTTGCCTTGAGAATAATAAACTGTCAGTTTTGCCACCTGAGATAGGGAAGCTGAAGAACCTTAAGGTTCTTAGAGTTGACAACAACTTGCTTATCTCTGTTCCAG CGGAACTAAGACAGTGCGTAGGTCTTGTTGAATTGTCCTTGGAACACAATAAACTTATCCGGCCTCTGCTTGATTTCAG GGCAATGGCTGGGCTACGAATACTACGGCTTTTTGGTAATCCCCTTGAATTCCTTCCGGAGATATTACCTTTGCATCAGCTTCGCCAGCTGTCTCTTGTAAATGTCAGGATTGTGTCTGATGAGAATCTAAGATCAGTAAATGTACAGATTGAG ACAGAAAACACTTCCTATTTTGGGGCATCTAGGCACAAGCTAAGTGCCTTCTCTCCCCTTATCTTCCGTTCTTCGTCATGTCATCATCCTCTTCTAGCATCTACTTTGGTGAAGATAATGCAAGATGAAGGAAACCGTTCTGTTATTGGTAAAGATGAAAATGCAGTGAGGCAGCTTATAAGTATGATAACTAGTGACAATCGTCATGTG GTTGAGCAAGCATGTGTTGCTTTATCATCTCTCGCTCGAGATGTTAGCGTGGCAATGCAGCTGATGAAGTGTGATATAATGAAGCCAACTGAAACTGTTCTGAAATCTGCGGCCCCAGACGAAGTGATATCTGTGCTACAAGTCGTGGTCACCTTAGCTTTCGTATCTGATTCCGTTTCTCAGAAGATGCTCACCAAGGATATGCTAAAATCCCTAAAATCCTTGTGTGCTCATAAGAATCCTGAA GTTCAAAGACAAGCCTTATTAGCAGTTGGGAACTTGGCTTTCTGTTTGGAAAATCGTCGTATTCTGATTACTTCCGAGAGTTTGAGGGAGTTATTGATGCGATTGACTGTCACACCTGAACCACGAGTCAACAAAGCTGCAGCTCGAGCTTTGGCAATTCTAG GAGAAAATGATATTCTACGACGTTCCATAAAAGGCAGGCAAATACCAAAACAAGGATTGCGAATACTCACCATGGATGGAGGTGGAATGAAAGGTCTTGCTACGGTGCAGCTTCTCAAAGAGATTGAGAAGGGAAGTGGCAAGCGTATACATGAACTATTTGACCTTATATGTGGTACATCGACAGGAGGAATGCTAGCTATTGCCCTTGGTGTCAAGCTTATGACACTGGAGCAATGCGAAGAAATTTACAAAAATCTAG GAAAGCTTGTTTTTGCTGAACCTGTCCCAAAGGACAACGAAGCTGCAAGTTGGCGGGAAAAGTTGGACCAGCTATATAAAAGCTCATCGCAAAGTTTCAGAGTTGTTATACATGGATCCAAG CACAGTGCAAACGAGTTCGAGAGACTTTTAAAGGAAATGTGTGCTGATGAGGATGGAGATCTACTGATAGAATCAGCTGTTAAGAATGTTCCAAAAGTTTTTGTCGTATCTACTCTTGTTAGTGTGATGCCTGCGCAACCATTTATATTCCGGAACTACCAG TATTCTGTTGGAACACCCGAAATGTCATATGCATTTTCCGATCATTCAGGCGGCAGTACGTTAACTTCATCAACTGCCAGTGATCAAGCTGGCTACTACAAGCAAAGTGCGTTTATGGGAAGTTGTAAGCATCAGGTTTGGCAAGCAATACGCGCATCATCAGCTGCTCCCTATTATCTTGATGATTTTTCAGTCG ATTCATACCGCTGGCAAGATGGTGCAATAGTGGCAAACAATCCTACGATCTTTGCCATTAGAGAAGCACAACTTCTATGGCCTGACACAAAAATTGACTGCTTGGTTTCGATTGGCTCTGGCTCTGTACCAACAAGG GTACGGAAAGGTGGATGGCGTTATTTAGATACCGGACAAGTACTTATTGAGAGTGCATGCTCAGTGGAACGTGTTGAAGAAGCTCTAAGCACATTGCTCCCCATGTTGCCAGAGATTCAATATTTTCGGTTCAACCCAG TTGATGATCGCTGTGGAATGGAGTTGGATGAGACTGATCCAGCGATTTGGCTAAAATTGGAAGCTGCAATTGATGAATACATACAAAGCAATTCCCAAGTACTTAAAAACGTCTGCGAGAGATTAACACTCCCCTTCCTAAACGATGAGAAGTGGTGTGAGAATTTGAGACCTCGGTTTATGAATGGAAAGCAACCAAACAGAAGAG TAGAGAGCAGTCCTTCTCTAGGATGGAGACGCAATGTTTTGCTTGTGGAGGCTCAGCATAGTCCTGACTCAGGGAGAGTTAAGCATCACGCTCGTGCACTTGAGTCATTTTGTTCGAGTAATGGAATAAAGTTATCTTCACTACATGCTACACCTGGAGGCCCGAAACCATCTCCAGGAACTGCTTTCCCAACACCATTTAACTCTCCTCTAATAAGCGGAAGCTTGCCTACGAGCCCCCTTCTTTTTACTCCTGATCATGGCCCACAAAAGTTTAACAGGATTGACATGGTTCCACCACTTAGCTTGGACGGTGGTAATGTTGGAAAGATGGTTATGTCTCCTCCGTCATCTCCTCCACCAAAAAGACAACTCTATCTTCCATTACGACAAATGCATGAAAAGCTACAGAACTTGCCGCAAGTTGGGATCATACATCTCGCCCTTCAGAATGATTCTAATGGTTCGATCCTAAG TTGGcaaaatgatgtatttgtgGTTGCTGAACCTGGAGATCTAGCTGATAAGTTTCTCCAGAGCGTCAAATACAGTATATTATCAGTCATGCAAAGCAATCGCCGAAAGGCTGCATCAGTTCTTTCCAACATCTGCTCAATCTCGGATCTGGTGCGTAGCAAGAAATGCTTCCAGGTTGGGAATATCATCCACCGTTATATCGGACGCCAAACCCAA GTGATGGAAGATGATCAAGAAATTGCAGCATTTATGTTCCGCAGAACTGTCCCTTCGACACACCTAACCCCTGATGACATTCGCTGGATG GTAGGAGCATGGAGAGACAGGATAATACTCTACTCAGGAACATTTGGACCAACACAAGCTGTAGTTAAAGCCTTCTTAGACTCTGGTGCCAAAGCTGTGATTGGTCCTTCAACCGAACCGCAAGAGACGCCTCTAATCACATCTCAAGGTTCCCCATTTGAATACGACATTGGAGACAACGGTAAGTTTGAgattggtgaagaagaagacgaggaagaagaggaagcggATAGGGAACAGACGGAACCACCGACCCCGACAGCGACAAGTGACTGGGAAGATAGTGACCATGAGAAGATGAACAGAGACGACAATAAGTGCTCTGGTCTTTGGGAAGACGAAGAAGAGCAAGTGTCTGAGTTTGTTTGCCAGTTATATGATATGTTGTTCAGAGAGAACTCAAGTGTCGATGTTGCTCTTCAGAAAGCTCTTGCCTCTCATCGAAAGCTCAGGTACACTTGTCATCTTCCCAATGTATAG
- the LOC108826661 gene encoding feruloyl CoA ortho-hydroxylase F6H1-3-like has protein sequence MVLTSSKDEIDVRDFVLNKRNGIKGLVDFITLNTLPSPYIQPPHERFTSDKIIPSQVPVIDVSDWLDPRVAREICDAAAKLGVFQIVNHGIAPEELKAVIAAARGFFDLPADERKRYWKGSSVSETAWLTTSFTPYKESVLEWRDFFKFQYPREGHDFATTWPSLCKEQVIHHFERIKPITKKILNILINNLNSVVDESNEDALIGTMRMNFNYYPECPEPNLAIGTGRHTDINTLTLLIQEDGVLSSLYGRASEHEDKWVDVPPIPGAIVVNVGDVLQILSNGKYKSVEHCVLVHKSCSRISVPIFYGPVDDTVIEPLPEVLENNEVARYRKIVYSSNYLKDVLGRPHDGKKTIGSIKLP, from the exons ATGGTTCTTACCTCCTCAAAGGACGAGATCGACGTGAGGGATTTCGTGTTAAACAAAAGGAATGGTATTAAAGGTCTCGTCGACTTTATAACCCTAAACACACTTCCTTCTCCATATATTCAACCTCCTCACGAACGCTTCACCTCCGACAAAATCATACCGTCACAAGTTCCTGTCATTGATGTGTCTGATTGGTTAGACCCACGAGTTGCTAGAGAGATCTGCGACGCAGCGGCTAAGCTCGGGGTGTTTCAGATAGTGAACCACGGGATAGCTCCGGAGGAGTTAAAGGCAGTCATTGCGGCAGCTCGTGGCTTTTTCGACCTGCCGGCGGATGAGAGGAAGAGATATTGGAAAGGAAGTTCGGTGTCGGAGACGGCGTGGTTGACAACAAGTTTCACTCCGTATAAAGAAAGTGTGTTGGAGTGGAGAGACTTTTTCAAGTTTCAGTATCCTCGTGAAGGACATGACTTCGCTACTACATGGCCTTCTCTATGCAA gGAACAAGTGATACACCATTTCGAGAGGATCAAACCAATCACCAAGAAGATTTTAAACATACTCATCAACAATCTAAATTCAGTCGTAGATGAGTCTAATGAAGACGCACTAATTGGAACTATGAGAATGAACTTCAACTATTATCCAGAGTGTCCTGAACCAAACCTGGCAATAGGAACTGGCCGCCATACAGACATCAACACCCTCACTCTCCTCATACAAGAAGATGGCGTCTTAAGCAGCCTATATGGTCGAGCCAGCGAGCACGAGGACAAATGGGTTGATGTTCCTCCAATTCCGGGAGCCATTGTTGTTAATGTTGGAGACGTATTACAGATATTGAGCAACGGTAAGTATAAGAGCGTGGAGCATTGTGTATTGGTCCATAAGAGTTGTAGCCGAATTTCTGTCCCTATTTTCTACGGACCAGTTGATGATACGGTTATCGAGCCATTACCGGAGGTGCTAGAGAACAATGAGGTGGCTCGGTACAGAAAGATTGTGTATTCTTCGAACTATCTGAAGGATGTTTTGGGAAGACCCCATGATGGAAAGAAGACTATTGGATCGATCAAGCTACCATGA
- the LOC130499424 gene encoding CRIB domain-containing protein RIC9-like yields the protein MSTRFKGIYQKSFKCFSHISDEKDEEMDIGYPTDVRHVSHIGWDSSSSSAPSWLREFKTSNNVLESNSSWPFTDLKSAMEAFGDVESSKELGKESAKQYLKKKLSSKASKLCNPWSPRFLRSSNAIA from the exons ATGTCAACAAGATTCAAAGGGATTTATCAGAAGAGCTTCAAGTGTTTCTCCCACATTTCTG atgaGAAGGATGAGGAGATGGATATAGGTTATCCTACAGATGTTCGACACGTGTCACATATCGGTTGGGATAGTTCATCGAGTAGTGCACCGAGTTGG CTACGTGAATTCAAGACGAGCAACAACGTTTTAGAGTCAAATTCATCGTGGCCGTTTACAg atttGAAATCAGCCATGGAAGCGTTTGGAGATGTTGAAAGCAGCAAAGAATTAGGGAAAGAATCAGCGAAACAATACCTGAAGAAGAAGCTCTCTTCAAAAGCCTCTAAATTGTGTAATCCATGGTCACCAAGATTCTTAAGATCAAGCAACGCCATTGCTTga
- the LOC130500204 gene encoding uncharacterized protein LOC130500204 — MKREGRQHGVVRTLMIRPSELNPRPANQFVNQFDSPPAFGVFAKVPSKPTNHSKFTGKCERSKCSHCRVSPAKKSANKSKGRRKEQAMAWSEDKLDCLVYDHDNYY; from the coding sequence ATGAAGAGAGAAGGTCGTCAACACGGTGTTGTTCGGACATTGATGATTCGTCCTTCAGAATTAAACCCGCGACCCGCAAACCAATTCGTGAACCAGTTCGATTCACCACCAGCTTTTGGAGTATTTGCCAAAGTGCCATCAAAACCGACTAACCACTCGAAATTCACCGGGAAATGTGAAAGGTCCAAGTGCAGTCATTGCCGTGTCTCACCGGCTAAAAAGTCGGCCAACAAATCTAAAGGTCGCCGTAAGGAACAAGCAATGGCTTGGTCTGAGGATAAGCTAGATTGTCTTGTGTATGATCATGacaattattattaa